In the genome of Saccharomonospora viridis DSM 43017, one region contains:
- the trxB gene encoding thioredoxin-disulfide reductase, whose amino-acid sequence MSEDIRNLIIVGSGPAGYTAAIYAARAQLEPLVFEGTQFGGALMTTTEVENYPGFRSGIQGPDLMQEMREQAKVFGADLRQEDVEELELTGPIKYVTAHGKRYAAHAVILAMGAAARHLHVPGEQKLFGRGVSSCATCDGFFFRDQDIAVVGGGDSAMEEATFLTKFARSVTIIHRREEFRASKIMLERARANEKIKWKLNSEVIEVLGDDKVSGLKLRDTVTGEESTLDVTGFFLAIGHDPRSELVRGQVDTDEDGYVLTKGRTSHTNLDGVFAAGDLVDRTYRQAITAAGSGCAAAIDAERWLAEHTTVAEASESSEFVGGGYATRAN is encoded by the coding sequence GTGAGCGAAGACATTCGAAACCTCATCATCGTGGGGTCCGGGCCGGCGGGGTACACGGCGGCGATTTACGCCGCGCGGGCCCAGCTCGAACCGCTGGTGTTCGAGGGCACCCAATTCGGTGGTGCGTTGATGACCACCACCGAGGTGGAGAACTACCCCGGTTTCCGGTCGGGCATCCAGGGGCCGGACCTCATGCAGGAGATGCGGGAGCAGGCCAAGGTCTTCGGCGCTGACCTGCGGCAGGAGGACGTCGAGGAACTGGAGCTGACCGGGCCGATCAAGTACGTCACGGCCCACGGTAAGCGTTACGCGGCCCACGCCGTGATCCTCGCGATGGGGGCTGCCGCCCGTCACCTCCACGTCCCCGGTGAGCAGAAGTTGTTCGGCCGCGGGGTGTCCTCGTGTGCCACCTGCGACGGGTTCTTCTTCCGCGATCAGGACATCGCTGTCGTCGGTGGCGGTGACTCGGCGATGGAGGAGGCGACCTTCCTCACGAAGTTCGCACGCAGTGTCACCATCATCCACCGGCGGGAGGAGTTCCGCGCCTCGAAGATCATGTTGGAGCGGGCCCGCGCCAACGAGAAGATCAAGTGGAAGTTGAACTCCGAGGTCATCGAGGTGCTCGGTGACGACAAGGTGAGCGGGCTCAAGCTGCGCGACACCGTGACGGGCGAGGAGTCCACACTGGACGTCACGGGATTCTTCCTGGCCATCGGCCATGATCCGCGCAGCGAACTCGTGCGTGGTCAGGTGGACACCGACGAGGACGGCTACGTGCTGACGAAGGGCCGTACTTCCCACACGAACCTCGACGGTGTCTTCGCCGCGGGCGACCTGGTGGACCGTACCTATCGGCAGGCGATCACGGCGGCGGGCTCGGGTTGCGCGGCCGCGATCGACGCGGAACGCTGGCTCGCCGAGCACACCACTGTCGCCGAGGCGAGTGAGAGCTCCGAATTCGTGGGCGGTGGGTACGCCACGCGCGCCAACTGA
- the trxA gene encoding thioredoxin: protein MTNTVEVTDSNFADEVLAHDKPVLVDFWATWCGPCKMIAPVLEEIAAEHGDKLRVAKLDTDANPNTTRDYQVMSIPTMILFQDGKPVKQIVGAKPKAALLNDLADVLQ from the coding sequence ATGACGAACACCGTTGAGGTGACCGACTCGAACTTCGCCGACGAGGTGCTGGCGCACGACAAGCCGGTCCTCGTGGATTTCTGGGCGACTTGGTGCGGGCCGTGCAAGATGATCGCGCCGGTGCTGGAGGAGATCGCCGCCGAGCACGGGGACAAGCTGCGGGTCGCGAAGCTCGACACCGACGCCAACCCCAACACGACCAGGGACTACCAGGTCATGTCGATCCCGACCATGATCCTGTTCCAGGACGGCAAGCCGGTGAAGCAGATCGTCGGTGCCAAGCCGAAGGCGGCGTTGCTGAACGACCTCGCCGACGTGTTGCAGTAA
- a CDS encoding N-acetylmuramoyl-L-alanine amidase: MRVLRRGDTGPEVAEIRSMLSALDLLPPSEEANGHAAFFDQQVEHAVRAFQQQRGLITDGVVGPATYRALRGSTYHLGSRPLAYSVSSPVHGDDVFALQERLTELGYDAGRPDGGFGPQTERALKNFQRDYGLVVDGICGPATVRALRQLSPRARGGRPVFLREQEHLRRSGPRLRGKRIVIDPGHGGSDLGVSVAGVNEADIAWDLARRLEGRMKATGMEALLSRGPDHSPSELQRAQFANDAGADLFLSLHCDGNRSPRAQGVASFHFGTGNGTTSTVGELLAGYIQRELAARTGMLDCRTHPKTWDIFTRTRCPAVRVEIGYLTNDEDRRRLSDPAFRDVVAEGILIAVKRLYLLGENDQPTGTFTFADVLAHELLKTE; encoded by the coding sequence ATGCGGGTACTCCGCCGCGGCGACACCGGACCGGAAGTCGCCGAAATCAGGTCCATGCTCTCGGCTCTGGATCTTCTCCCGCCCAGCGAGGAGGCCAACGGACACGCGGCGTTCTTCGACCAGCAGGTCGAGCACGCGGTCCGCGCCTTCCAGCAGCAGCGCGGGTTGATTACCGATGGAGTGGTCGGGCCGGCCACTTACCGGGCGCTACGTGGCTCGACCTATCACCTCGGCAGTAGACCGTTGGCGTACTCGGTCTCGTCACCCGTGCACGGTGACGACGTGTTCGCGCTGCAGGAACGGCTGACCGAACTCGGCTACGACGCCGGACGGCCGGACGGTGGTTTCGGTCCACAGACCGAGCGGGCTTTGAAGAACTTCCAGCGTGACTATGGGCTGGTGGTGGACGGTATCTGTGGTCCGGCGACCGTGCGGGCGTTGCGGCAGTTGTCGCCGCGCGCGCGTGGTGGCCGGCCGGTGTTCCTCCGCGAACAGGAACATCTGCGCAGGTCGGGTCCAAGGCTTCGGGGTAAACGCATCGTCATCGATCCCGGCCACGGTGGTTCCGACCTCGGCGTCTCCGTCGCCGGGGTGAATGAGGCGGACATCGCCTGGGACCTGGCGCGCAGGCTGGAGGGCCGGATGAAGGCCACCGGCATGGAGGCCCTGCTTTCTCGTGGCCCGGACCACAGCCCGTCGGAACTGCAGCGGGCACAGTTCGCCAACGACGCCGGTGCCGATCTGTTCCTGTCGTTGCACTGTGACGGCAACCGTTCCCCTCGCGCGCAGGGGGTGGCGAGTTTCCACTTCGGTACGGGCAACGGCACCACCTCCACGGTGGGCGAGTTGCTGGCCGGCTACATCCAGCGCGAGCTCGCCGCTCGAACGGGCATGCTCGACTGCCGTACCCACCCGAAGACCTGGGACATCTTCACGCGGACCCGCTGTCCCGCGGTTCGGGTGGAGATCGGTTACCTCACCAACGACGAGGACCGCCGGAGGTTGTCCGATCCGGCATTCCGTGACGTGGTGGCCGAAGGCATCCTCATCGCGGTGAAGCGTTTGTACCTGCTCGGGGAGAACGACCAGCCGACGGGCACGTTCACGTTCGCCGACGTTTTGGCGCACGAACTTCTCAAGACCGAGTAA
- a CDS encoding GNAT family N-acetyltransferase, whose translation MSRRVVGVTLDNLEQLPLSCRRCVYWEVAPHLKEQAEQFGETEVEKEAWVSSVLLEWGSCGRLVYSGDLLVGFVLYAPPNAVPRAGAFPTSPPSPDAVLLTAFYVLPEFRGSGFGRALVQAAVADLTKRGVRAIEAFGDAQPETEDDEHICVVPAAFLRSVGFKTVRPHPRWPRLRLELRSGISWKADVEAALEKLLGQVSVTTAEPTIVQA comes from the coding sequence GTGTCACGACGCGTCGTGGGCGTCACGCTGGACAACCTGGAGCAGCTTCCGTTGAGCTGCCGCCGGTGCGTGTACTGGGAGGTCGCTCCACATCTGAAGGAGCAGGCGGAGCAGTTCGGCGAGACCGAGGTGGAGAAGGAAGCCTGGGTGTCGTCGGTGCTGCTGGAGTGGGGCTCGTGTGGCCGACTCGTCTACAGCGGTGACCTGCTGGTGGGATTCGTGCTCTACGCGCCACCGAACGCCGTGCCGCGGGCAGGGGCGTTCCCCACTTCGCCGCCCAGTCCCGATGCGGTGTTGTTGACCGCGTTCTACGTGCTGCCGGAGTTCCGGGGCAGTGGGTTCGGGCGAGCCTTGGTGCAGGCCGCGGTCGCGGATCTGACGAAGCGTGGTGTGCGGGCGATCGAGGCGTTCGGGGACGCGCAGCCGGAAACCGAGGACGACGAGCACATCTGTGTCGTGCCCGCCGCGTTCCTGCGCAGTGTCGGGTTCAAGACGGTACGGCCGCATCCCCGTTGGCCGCGGCTACGGCTGGAGCTGCGTTCGGGGATCTCCTGGAAGGCCGACGTGGAGGCCGCGCTGGAGAAGCTGCTGGGGCAGGTCAGTGTGACGACCGCGGAGCCGACCATCGTGCAGGCATAG
- a CDS encoding PLP-dependent aminotransferase family protein, producing the protein MTSSQSPQPAQYRPGSEPARQKLDPHIDRYAARTAGMTASEIRALFAVASRPEVVSLAGGMPNLAALPLDSLSEQMSELVARDGLVALQYGSAQGVPALREQICEVMAMEGITAHPDDIVVTVGSQMGLDMVTRLFCDPGDVVIAEGPSYVGALGSFAAYQAQVVHVAMDDDGLVPEALREALAQAKQEGKRVKLLYTIPNFHNPAGVTLSVERRAEIVEICAEHDVLILEDNPYGLLGFDGQTYPSLRSMAPDNVVYLGSFSKTFASGLRVGWVLAPHAVREKLVLAAESATLCPPTLNQLVVSKYLATHDWKGQIKTFRENYRERRDAMLSALEQHLPEGCTWTRPEGGFYVWVTVPEGVDTKAMLPRAVTARVAYASGTGFYADGLGSRQMRLSYCYPTPERIREGVRRLAGVLESEMELMRTFGSVTSRAVSGPQFPGPDTA; encoded by the coding sequence ATGACTTCCTCGCAGTCTCCGCAACCGGCGCAGTATCGGCCGGGCTCTGAACCGGCTCGGCAGAAGCTCGACCCGCACATCGACCGTTACGCCGCCCGTACCGCGGGCATGACGGCATCGGAGATCCGAGCGTTGTTCGCGGTAGCAAGCCGCCCCGAGGTCGTGTCGCTGGCCGGCGGTATGCCGAACCTCGCGGCCCTGCCGTTGGACTCCTTGTCGGAGCAGATGTCGGAACTCGTCGCCAGGGACGGGCTCGTCGCGCTCCAGTACGGCTCCGCGCAGGGCGTCCCCGCGTTGCGGGAGCAGATCTGCGAGGTGATGGCCATGGAAGGCATCACCGCCCACCCGGACGACATCGTCGTCACCGTCGGCTCCCAGATGGGGTTGGACATGGTGACACGACTGTTCTGCGACCCAGGTGACGTCGTCATCGCCGAAGGACCGTCGTACGTCGGCGCGCTCGGCTCCTTCGCGGCCTACCAGGCGCAGGTCGTCCACGTCGCGATGGACGACGACGGTCTGGTGCCCGAGGCGCTGCGTGAGGCCCTCGCCCAGGCGAAACAGGAGGGGAAGCGGGTCAAGCTCCTGTACACCATTCCGAATTTCCACAACCCGGCGGGTGTGACGCTGTCCGTGGAGCGTCGCGCCGAGATCGTGGAGATCTGCGCCGAGCACGACGTGCTCATCCTCGAGGACAACCCGTACGGCCTGCTCGGCTTCGACGGACAGACCTACCCGTCGTTGCGTTCGATGGCCCCGGACAACGTCGTGTACCTGGGGTCGTTCTCCAAGACGTTCGCCTCCGGTCTGCGCGTCGGCTGGGTGCTCGCGCCACACGCGGTGCGGGAGAAGCTCGTATTGGCCGCCGAATCCGCGACGCTGTGCCCACCGACTCTGAACCAACTGGTCGTGTCGAAGTACCTCGCCACCCACGACTGGAAGGGGCAGATCAAGACTTTCCGGGAGAACTACCGCGAACGGCGCGACGCCATGTTGTCGGCGCTGGAACAGCACCTACCCGAGGGGTGCACCTGGACGCGGCCGGAGGGTGGCTTCTACGTGTGGGTCACCGTTCCCGAAGGCGTCGACACCAAGGCCATGCTGCCCCGGGCCGTGACGGCGCGGGTCGCGTACGCCTCCGGAACCGGTTTCTACGCCGACGGCTTGGGCAGCCGGCAGATGCGGTTGTCCTACTGCTATCCCACCCCCGAACGCATCCGCGAGGGTGTTCGCCGGCTCGCCGGTGTGTTGGAGTCCGAGATGGAGCTCATGCGCACCTTCGGTAGCGTCACCAGCCGTGCGGTCTCGGGGCCTCAGTTCCCCGGACCGGACACCGCGTGA
- a CDS encoding D-alanine--D-alanine ligase family protein, producing MAEGTVAVLAGGLSHERDVSLRSGRRLSVALRDQGLTVQEWDTDASLLDRLKTEKPDAAVVALHGGEGENGSIQTVLEMLGVPFVGTSSRGCRRAWDKPIAKALVSKAGFSTPDWVALPHSTFRELGAQPVLDAMVERLGLPLILKPDQGGSALGAQVVRDAADLPAAMVGCFAYGDTVLAERFIDGVEVAVTVVEYEDGPKALPAVEIVPEGGVYDYTARYTAGLTDFFAPARLSEEVAEAVSDLAVSAHTLLGLRDISRTDAVVASDGTVHFLEVNSSPGLTETSTVPMALEAAGTSLGAVFTDLVQRAVQRGS from the coding sequence TTGGCCGAAGGTACTGTCGCTGTTCTCGCAGGTGGTCTGTCCCACGAGCGGGATGTCTCGCTGCGATCGGGCCGTCGACTCTCCGTGGCGTTGCGCGACCAGGGCCTCACGGTGCAGGAGTGGGACACCGACGCGAGTCTGCTCGACCGGTTGAAGACCGAGAAACCGGACGCCGCCGTCGTCGCGTTGCACGGCGGGGAAGGGGAGAACGGCTCGATCCAGACCGTGTTGGAGATGCTGGGCGTGCCGTTCGTGGGAACGAGTTCGCGCGGCTGCCGTCGGGCGTGGGACAAGCCGATCGCCAAAGCACTGGTCTCCAAGGCGGGTTTCTCCACCCCTGATTGGGTCGCGCTGCCGCACAGCACGTTCCGGGAGCTGGGTGCGCAGCCGGTGCTCGACGCGATGGTGGAACGCCTGGGACTTCCGTTGATCCTCAAACCCGACCAAGGGGGTTCGGCTCTCGGCGCCCAGGTGGTCCGTGACGCGGCGGACCTCCCCGCCGCGATGGTGGGTTGCTTCGCATACGGCGACACGGTGCTCGCCGAGCGTTTCATCGACGGTGTCGAAGTGGCGGTGACCGTGGTCGAGTACGAGGACGGACCGAAGGCGCTGCCCGCCGTGGAGATCGTCCCCGAAGGCGGTGTCTACGACTACACCGCCCGCTACACCGCCGGACTCACCGACTTCTTCGCCCCGGCTCGGCTCTCGGAGGAGGTGGCCGAGGCGGTGAGTGATCTCGCGGTGAGCGCTCACACCCTGTTGGGGCTACGGGACATCTCCCGGACCGACGCGGTCGTCGCCTCCGACGGCACCGTGCATTTCCTGGAGGTCAACTCCTCGCCCGGACTCACCGAGACGTCCACGGTGCCGATGGCGTTGGAAGCGGCGGGTACCTCACTCGGCGCGGTGTTCACCGATCTGGTGCAGCGCGCGGTTCAGCGGGGAAGCTGA
- a CDS encoding ParB/RepB/Spo0J family partition protein: MSERKGGLGRGLAALIPTGPINTERGRGEGASSAVGVRGVPGSFAVSGASQEHGGEVAGAVYREIPVEAVKPNPKQPRQVFDQEALAELEHSIREFGLMQPIVVRRLSADEYELVMGERRLRAAQQAGLKNIPAIVRNTSDDAMLRDALLENIHRVQLNPLEEAAAYQQLLDEFGVTHEELAARIGRSRPVITNTIRLLRLPLPVQRRVAAGVLSAGHARALLSLDDPDQQEELAGRIVAEGLSVRATEEAVTLAKSESKPKQRKAARKPVQAPGVEALAERLSDAFDTRVKVDVGRRKGRIVVEFGSLEDLERIVALMTPNSTNKSN, translated from the coding sequence ATGAGCGAGCGCAAAGGGGGGCTCGGCCGCGGTTTGGCCGCGTTGATCCCCACCGGCCCGATCAATACCGAACGTGGTCGTGGTGAGGGCGCGAGCAGTGCCGTGGGCGTGCGGGGCGTCCCGGGCTCCTTCGCGGTGAGCGGTGCGTCTCAAGAACACGGTGGCGAGGTCGCCGGGGCCGTCTACCGGGAGATCCCGGTGGAGGCCGTCAAGCCGAACCCCAAGCAGCCACGGCAGGTGTTCGATCAGGAGGCGCTGGCGGAGCTGGAGCATTCCATCCGCGAATTCGGCCTCATGCAGCCCATCGTCGTCCGGCGACTGTCGGCGGACGAATACGAACTCGTCATGGGCGAGCGCCGGTTGCGTGCCGCGCAACAGGCAGGTCTAAAGAACATCCCGGCGATCGTGCGCAATACGTCCGATGACGCCATGCTGCGGGATGCTCTGCTGGAGAACATCCACCGGGTGCAGCTCAACCCGTTGGAGGAGGCGGCAGCGTACCAGCAGCTGCTTGACGAGTTCGGCGTGACGCACGAGGAACTGGCCGCGCGTATCGGCCGGAGCCGGCCGGTGATCACCAACACCATTCGGCTGCTGCGGTTGCCCCTTCCTGTGCAACGGCGGGTGGCGGCCGGGGTGTTGTCGGCGGGTCATGCTCGTGCGTTGCTGTCGCTCGACGATCCGGATCAGCAGGAGGAACTCGCCGGGCGCATCGTGGCGGAGGGACTGTCCGTCCGAGCGACCGAGGAGGCGGTCACGCTCGCTAAGAGCGAGTCCAAACCGAAGCAGCGGAAAGCTGCTCGTAAGCCGGTGCAGGCACCGGGAGTCGAGGCTCTCGCCGAGCGGTTGTCGGACGCATTCGACACGCGGGTGAAGGTGGACGTCGGTCGTCGTAAAGGCCGCATCGTGGTCGAGTTCGGTTCGTTGGAGGATCTGGAGCGCATCGTCGCTCTCATGACCCCGAACTCGACAAATAAGTCAAATTAG
- a CDS encoding ParA family protein, which translates to MSTSPETGLYGTPIAEEAVRAARVLHPDENAMPRPTHRRILTVANQKGGVGKTTSTVNLAAGLALHGVRTLVIDLDPQGNASTALDVDRRSGTPSVYELLLGEVSLLDATQASPQSENLLCVPATIDLAGAEIELVSMAQRESRLKEALTREALDSLGVDYVFIDCPPSLGLLTVNALVTAHEVLIPIQCEYYALEGLGQLLNNIELVQRHLNQMLRVSTILLTMYDGRTKLADQVAQEVRRHFGDVVLRTVIPRSVKVSEAPGYSQTVLAYDPGSRGAMSYLDAAREIAERGSNRERRQ; encoded by the coding sequence ATGAGCACTTCCCCCGAGACCGGCCTGTACGGCACGCCGATCGCCGAGGAAGCAGTGCGCGCTGCTCGCGTCCTCCATCCTGATGAGAACGCCATGCCGCGGCCCACCCACCGGCGCATCCTCACCGTGGCCAACCAGAAGGGCGGAGTGGGGAAGACGACGAGCACTGTCAACCTCGCCGCGGGGCTCGCGCTTCACGGCGTCCGCACACTGGTGATCGATCTCGACCCACAGGGGAACGCGAGTACGGCACTCGACGTGGACCGCCGTTCCGGCACTCCCTCGGTGTACGAGTTGTTGCTCGGCGAGGTCTCGTTGCTCGATGCGACGCAGGCCAGTCCGCAGTCGGAGAACCTGCTCTGCGTCCCGGCGACCATCGACCTCGCGGGCGCGGAGATCGAGCTCGTCTCCATGGCCCAGCGGGAGTCGCGCCTGAAGGAGGCGCTGACGAGGGAGGCGCTCGATTCGCTCGGCGTCGACTATGTGTTCATCGACTGCCCACCATCGCTCGGCCTGCTCACGGTGAACGCCCTCGTGACCGCACACGAGGTGTTGATCCCCATCCAGTGCGAGTACTACGCGCTGGAAGGTCTCGGGCAGCTGCTGAACAACATCGAGCTCGTGCAGCGACACCTGAATCAGATGCTCAGGGTCTCCACGATCCTGCTGACGATGTACGACGGCAGGACCAAGCTCGCCGACCAGGTGGCACAAGAGGTGCGCCGTCATTTCGGCGACGTCGTGCTGCGAACGGTCATTCCGCGGAGTGTGAAGGTGTCGGAGGCGCCGGGATACAGCCAGACGGTGTTGGCGTACGACCCGGGTTCACGTGGAGCGATGAGCTATCTGGACGCGGCGCGTGAGATCGCCGAGCGTGGATCGAACAGGGAGCGACGACAATGA
- the rsmG gene encoding 16S rRNA (guanine(527)-N(7))-methyltransferase RsmG, which yields MDSTIPTAARLVFGERASIAGEFVELLASHGVERGLIGPREVDRLWDRHVLNSAVVNERIPMGARVIDVGSGAGFPGVPLAIARPDLDIVLLEPMARRVEWLSEVVDTLDLPVTVERGRAEEKVVRRRIDAADVVTARAVAPLARLSQWCLPLVRPSGVLLALKGKTAAEEVERDRAAVHKAGGGEPEIIRCGEGIVDTPTTVVAIERVESGPPGVARKRGRKKH from the coding sequence GTGGATTCCACGATCCCGACGGCGGCGCGTCTCGTGTTCGGCGAACGCGCGTCGATCGCCGGGGAGTTTGTTGAACTGCTGGCGTCGCACGGCGTCGAACGGGGACTCATCGGGCCACGCGAAGTGGACCGCCTGTGGGATCGTCATGTGCTGAACTCGGCGGTCGTCAACGAACGAATTCCCATGGGGGCCCGAGTCATCGATGTCGGATCCGGCGCCGGATTCCCCGGAGTGCCTCTCGCCATCGCACGTCCCGATCTGGATATTGTTCTCCTCGAACCCATGGCCCGCCGGGTCGAGTGGTTGTCCGAGGTCGTCGACACGCTCGACCTGCCAGTGACGGTTGAGCGTGGACGCGCCGAGGAGAAAGTGGTGCGACGTCGGATCGATGCCGCAGATGTCGTGACCGCCAGGGCGGTCGCTCCACTGGCTCGGCTGTCCCAATGGTGTTTGCCGCTGGTCCGCCCCTCGGGCGTGCTCTTGGCCCTGAAGGGAAAGACGGCGGCTGAGGAGGTCGAGCGGGACCGGGCGGCTGTGCACAAGGCCGGTGGCGGTGAACCGGAAATCATACGGTGCGGCGAAGGGATCGTAGACACGCCGACCACCGTGGTGGCTATCGAACGGGTGGAGTCGGGGCCGCCCGGAGTTGCGCGGAAACGCGGACGGAAGAAGCACTGA
- a CDS encoding protein jag, translated as MSDTAEVIGAGGDSTASAVNDVDDNEDLLVREGDIAGDYLERLLDILDYDGDIDLDVEAGRAVVSIDGGDDLDKLVGPRGTVLEALQELTRLAVQQETGVRSRLMLDIAGWRAARREQLRELGRSTAESVRETGERIKLQPMSPFERKIVHDAVATVDGVTSESEGEEPKRRVVVKPE; from the coding sequence ATGTCTGACACGGCCGAGGTGATCGGTGCGGGAGGAGACAGCACCGCGTCCGCGGTGAACGATGTCGACGACAACGAGGACCTGTTGGTTCGCGAGGGTGACATCGCGGGCGATTACCTGGAGCGGTTGCTCGACATCCTCGACTACGACGGCGATATCGACCTCGATGTGGAGGCGGGCCGCGCGGTCGTGAGCATCGACGGCGGTGATGACCTCGACAAGTTGGTCGGTCCCCGTGGCACGGTGTTGGAGGCCTTGCAGGAACTTACCCGGCTGGCGGTCCAACAGGAGACCGGAGTCCGGAGCAGGTTGATGCTCGACATCGCCGGTTGGCGGGCCGCTCGCCGGGAGCAGCTTCGGGAGCTCGGCCGCTCCACCGCCGAGTCGGTGCGCGAAACCGGGGAGAGGATCAAGCTGCAGCCGATGAGCCCGTTCGAGCGCAAGATCGTCCATGACGCGGTGGCGACCGTGGACGGCGTGACGAGCGAGAGCGAGGGGGAGGAACCGAAGCGGCGTGTCGTGGTGAAGCCCGAGTAG
- the yidC gene encoding membrane protein insertase YidC, which yields MLDFIYYPVSFILWVWHKVFGFVFGEDNAIAWVLGIVFLTFTVRGLLFKPFVNQVRSMRKMQDFAPEVKRIQKKYANDRQRQAMELQRLQREHGVNPFGSCLPILLQIPVFIGLNWVLRNFRPGAESNYFFDADDVASYVDAQIFGINLGDAINHLGLAGGGGDSGWNWDVAPLAVPLMIVAGIATHLTARHSVARQNPASATPQTAVMNRLTLYVFPAGVVVFGAFFPIGLLIYWLANNVWTLGQQRFVYKKIDKEEEAKRQAAKEKRDSLAPKPGQKPQVGQKPKPGQKPAQKSAPKQQNQSHNTKNGKSPKGSGSSVRGGAWAKNGGNRPANQGKKTQGRKRR from the coding sequence GTGCTCGACTTCATCTACTACCCTGTGTCGTTCATCCTCTGGGTGTGGCACAAGGTCTTCGGTTTCGTCTTCGGTGAAGACAACGCCATTGCCTGGGTCCTGGGGATCGTCTTCCTGACCTTCACGGTGCGCGGACTGCTGTTCAAGCCGTTCGTGAACCAGGTGCGGTCGATGCGGAAGATGCAGGACTTCGCACCCGAGGTCAAGAGGATCCAGAAGAAGTACGCCAACGACCGGCAGCGCCAGGCGATGGAGTTGCAGCGGCTCCAGCGCGAGCATGGGGTCAACCCCTTCGGTAGCTGTCTACCGATATTGCTGCAGATCCCGGTCTTCATCGGCCTGAACTGGGTGTTGCGTAACTTCCGGCCCGGTGCCGAGTCGAACTACTTCTTCGACGCCGATGACGTCGCTTCCTACGTCGACGCGCAGATCTTCGGCATCAACCTCGGTGACGCGATCAACCACCTGGGTCTCGCCGGTGGTGGAGGAGACAGTGGCTGGAACTGGGATGTCGCGCCACTGGCCGTGCCGTTGATGATCGTGGCCGGTATCGCCACGCACCTGACCGCGCGTCACTCGGTGGCCCGCCAGAACCCGGCGTCGGCGACCCCGCAGACCGCGGTGATGAACAGGCTGACGCTGTACGTCTTTCCGGCCGGTGTGGTGGTCTTCGGTGCCTTCTTCCCCATCGGCCTGTTGATCTACTGGCTCGCGAACAACGTCTGGACGCTGGGCCAGCAGCGCTTCGTCTACAAGAAGATCGACAAGGAAGAGGAAGCCAAGAGGCAGGCCGCCAAGGAGAAGCGCGACAGCCTCGCGCCGAAGCCCGGTCAGAAGCCTCAGGTCGGCCAGAAGCCCAAGCCGGGACAGAAGCCCGCGCAGAAGTCGGCCCCGAAGCAGCAGAACCAGAGCCACAACACCAAGAACGGTAAGTCCCCGAAGGGTAGCGGCAGCAGCGTCCGGGGTGGCGCCTGGGCGAAGAACGGCGGGAACCGACCCGCGAACCAGGGCAAGAAGACGCAGGGGCGCAAGCGGCGCTGA
- the yidD gene encoding membrane protein insertion efficiency factor YidD, translating to MADPKDTDAPTRPTPVAWVLLLPIRFYRKAISPYLPPMCRFYPSCSAYAVEALNRFGAARGMYLAVRRLLRCGPWTPPGRDPVPEKFSFRYQGPGMSTEE from the coding sequence ATGGCCGACCCGAAAGACACCGACGCGCCCACTCGGCCGACACCGGTGGCGTGGGTTCTGCTGCTGCCGATCCGCTTCTACCGCAAAGCGATCTCCCCGTACCTTCCCCCGATGTGCCGGTTCTATCCGAGCTGTAGCGCCTATGCGGTCGAAGCGCTGAACCGCTTCGGAGCCGCCCGCGGCATGTATCTCGCCGTGCGACGGTTGCTGCGCTGCGGACCATGGACCCCGCCGGGACGAGACCCGGTACCTGAGAAGTTCAGCTTCCGGTACCAAGGCCCTGGTATGTCTACCGAGGAGTAG
- the rnpA gene encoding ribonuclease P protein component codes for MLPADARLRRSEEFRAVIRGGVRAGRRRLVLHVLPGYAQRTKAGFVVSKAVGNSVVRHRVLRRLRHLVAERLGTLPEGSALVVRALPAAATASSEELGADLDAALRRLRLSPSSRDNTGSTA; via the coding sequence GTGCTACCTGCTGACGCTCGCCTGCGGCGTAGCGAAGAGTTCCGTGCCGTGATACGGGGCGGCGTCCGTGCCGGGCGCCGCCGTTTGGTGCTGCACGTGCTCCCCGGTTACGCGCAACGGACCAAGGCAGGTTTCGTGGTGAGTAAGGCCGTGGGCAACTCCGTCGTGCGGCATCGGGTCCTGCGTCGGCTACGGCACCTCGTTGCGGAAAGGCTCGGAACTTTACCTGAAGGCAGCGCGTTGGTCGTTCGGGCGTTACCCGCTGCTGCCACCGCGTCGAGCGAGGAACTAGGCGCGGATCTCGACGCGGCATTGCGGCGACTGCGACTGTCGCCATCCTCCCGCGACAACACTGGATCAACGGCGTGA
- the rpmH gene encoding 50S ribosomal protein L34, which translates to MSKRTFQPNNRRRARTHGFRLRMRTRAGRAILSARRRKGRRRLSV; encoded by the coding sequence GTGAGCAAGCGCACCTTCCAGCCGAATAATCGTCGACGCGCGCGGACGCATGGGTTCCGGCTGCGGATGCGGACGCGTGCAGGCCGCGCCATCCTGTCGGCCCGCCGTCGCAAGGGCCGTCGTCGGCTCTCCGTCTGA